From a single Pochonia chlamydosporia 170 chromosome Unknown PCv3seq00010, whole genome shotgun sequence genomic region:
- a CDS encoding endoribonuclease l-PSP domain-containing protein, whose protein sequence is MEYKQNTFRSSGFRSFNPNSGFANVGNELGLSQAIIIPPNASLVVTSGQCGFKNDLSLPVDVREQVMLAWENADKTLKAAGVVEGWKNVYQIASFAPSLNDEWVDAMMEAKAKWMGDNRPAWTGVAVAGLYNNAAVEMTFR, encoded by the exons ATGGAatacaaacaaaacacaTTTAGATCAAGCGGCTTCCGATCGTTCAATCCCAACTCAGGCTTTGCAAACGTCGGCAACGAGCTCGGTCTTTCCCAGGCAATCATCATACCCCCCAATGCCTCCCTAGTCGTTACTTCTGGTCAATGCGGGTTTAAAAACGACCTTAGTCTACCAGTAGATGTACGGGAGCAGGTTATGCTCGCATGGGAGAATGCGGACAAGACGCTCAAGGCAGCTGGCGTTGTAGAAGGATGGAAAAACGTCTACCAAATTGCTTCATTTGCGCCGTCGCTGAATGATGAGTGGGTCGATGCTATGATGGAAGCTAAGGCGAAGTGGATGGGTGATAATCGGCCGGCTTGGACGggggttgctgttgctgggcTTTATAATAACGCTGCTGTTGAGATGACTTT TCGGTAA
- a CDS encoding gluconate 5-dehydrogenase (similar to Aspergillus flavus NRRL3357 XP_002384293.1) yields the protein MLEKLFKDKVAIITGGSRGLGAAIAQDLASRGANVLITYNSAKDDAEIIAHKITKLGREAVIVQGNGTDRSAPERIVATAVQKWGHIDIIINNAGAGDDALLEDLTHELWDKLYDTNVRLPTFLVKAALPYFGPAPRIVNISSVAARAGTSYMSAYASSKAALEGITRVWAHELGQKYNATVNCVNPGPIATDMWLRDTDAAILAEWDERMKETPAGARIATVDDIVPIVAFLSHESSRWSTGSVVNANGGLIFV from the coding sequence ATGTTAGAAAAACTATTCAAAGACAAAGTCGCCATTATCACAGGCGGCTCTCGCGGCCTTGGTGCGGCTATTGCTCAAGACCTAGCCAGCAGAGGCGCCAACGTCCTCATCACATATAACTCGGCCAAGGATGATGCAGAAATCATTGCCCACAAAATCACGAAACTGGGACGCGAAGCAGTTATAGTGCAAGGAAACGGTACCGATCGCTCTGCCCCCGAGAGAATTGTGGCCACTGCAGTACAAAAATGGGGACATAttgacatcatcatcaacaacgcTGGTGCGGGAGACGATGCGCTGCTCGAGGACTTGACTCATGAACTATGGGATAAGCTATACGATACTAATGTCCGTTTGCCAACGTTTTTGGTCAAGGCAGCGTTGCCATATTTTGGCCCTGCACCACGTATCGTCAACATATCAAGTGTTGCAGCCAGGGCTGGAACAAGTTACATGTCCGCGTATGCTTCTTCCAAGGCCGCACTAGAGGGAATTACTCGGGTGTGGGCGCATGAACTTGGCCAAAAGTATAACGCAACTGTTAATTGTGTCAATCCAGGCCCAATTGCTACGGACATGTGGCTGAGGGACACTGATGCTGCTATTTTGGCTGAGTGGGACGAAAGGATGAAGGAGACTCCGGCGGGTGCGCGGATTGCCACGGTTGATGACATAGTTCCAATAGTGGCCTTTTTGAGTCATGAGAGTAGCAGATGGAGTACGGGAAGCGTGGTCAATGCTAATGGCGGGCTTATATTTGTCTAG
- a CDS encoding amino acid transporter (similar to Talaromyces stipitatus ATCC 10500 XP_002483282.1) yields the protein MSSDTPKSTNSSGISQSPAKGYEGSSAVQHLETVMDSPDRRRHHFNVWSTIGVNYSLIGTPLSIGTYLAFNIGVGGSPVYIFGYLLAAIFQMLICISLAEMAAAYPHSSGQVYWTSIFAPRRYSRALSYWVGAFSSAAWFFWTAGTYLFAAQLLLATASAAHPGYTSEPYQLYLCYIAAAAVAVLFNIQLFRFYTIIMRGIMFYVNISAIIVLVTLLARASPKQSAQTVFVDFVNATGWSSDGFVFLLGCLPGITALNGFDSATHVTDEIPDPARQVPKVMIWTYALSSLSGLPMTIIFMFCVVNGDNLLAPIGGQPITQLFLDSTASLPLTMMLMSIYIIMFYIASGCMMTTFSRVLWSLAREQHLFLSPWLCRLGGRHELPEHAIYVATLLASLIGLLCLGPSTALNAILGSAAVCFFCSYMIPIACLLYDRSPLRSKTRTVDLGPIGGTLINILAMAWMLLLGLVLLFPQYIPVAPATMNYTIAVLAGVVLVYSVNWICYARKHYRDPRDAPSGISHALGAAA from the exons ATGTCTTCAGATACACCAAAGTCGACAAACTCCTCTGGCATCTCCCAGAGCCCGGCCAAGGGCTACGAAGGTTCCTCAGCTGTGCAACATCTCGAAACAGTAATGGATAGCCCAGACAGGCGCCGCCATCACTTTAATGTCTGGAGCACAATCGGTGTCAACTATTCCTTGATAGGGACGCCCCTCAGTATTGGAACGTACCTTGCATTTAACATCGGCGTCGGAGGAAGTCCTGTTTACATATTCGGCTACCTTCTAGCCGCTATTTTCCAAATGCTCATTTGCATCTCACTCGCTGAGATGGCCGCGGCATATCCTCATTCCAGCG GCCAAGTTTATTGGACGTCAATTTTTGCGCCTCGACGATATTCACGGGCCCTCAGCTACTGGGTCGGTGCTTTCTCCTCTGCGGCCTGGTTCTTTTGGACTGCCGGCACGTATCTGTTTGCGGCTCAGCTCCTGCTGGCCACGGCTAGTGCAGCCCATCCTGGGTACACTTCAGAGCCGTACCAACTGTATCTCTGCTATATTGCGGCGGCGGCCGTCGCCGTTCTCTTCAACATTCAGCTCTTCAGGTTTTATACCATTATCATGAGAGGAATAATGTTTTATGTCAATATAAGCGCCATTATTGTTCTCGTGACTTTGCTTGCAAGAGCATCGCCAAAGCAAAGCGCCCAGACAGTTTTTGTCGATTTTGTCAACGCCACTGGCTGGAGCTCTGACGGCTTcgtctttcttcttggctgtctcCCTGGAATCACGGCACTAAATGGCTTCGACTCAGCAACCCATGTAACAGACGAAATCCCCGATCCTGCCAGGCAGGTGCCAAAGGTGATGATCTGGACCTATGCCTTGTCTAGCCTTTCTGGCTTACCCATGaccatcatcttcatgtTCTGCGTTGTTAACGGGGATAACCTCCTGGCTCCAATCGGAGGGCAGCCTATCACGCAGCTCTTCTTGGATTCGACCGCATCTCTACCACTGACCATGATGCTCATGTCCATCTACATCATCATGTTCTACATCGCAAGTGGTTGTATGATGACCACCTTCAGCAGAGTACTTTGGAGCTTGGCTAGGGAGCAACATTTGTTCCTGTCTCCATGGTTGTGCAGACTTGGTGGTAGGCATGAGCTTCCTGAGCATGCCATATACGTTGCAACTCTTCTCGCATCTTTGATTGGGTTGCTCTGTCTCGGACCATCTACCGCGTTAAATGCCATCCTGGGGTCCGCAGCtgtttgcttcttctgcagTTACATGATACCAATTGCCTGCCTTCTGTATGACAGGAGTCCTCTCCGCAGCAAAACTCGGACAGTAGATCTTGGGCCCATTGGCGGTACTCTGATCAACATTTTagccatggcatggatgcTTTTGTTGGgccttgttcttctcttCCCACAGTACATCCCTGTCGCCCCGGCGACAATGAATTACACCATCGCCGTGTTGGCCGGTGTTGTCCTGGTCTATAGCGTAAACTGGATATGCTACGCAAGGAAGCACTATCGCGATCCTCGGGATGCTCCGAGTGGAATTAGCCATGCATTAGGCGCAGCTGCTTAA
- a CDS encoding phytanoyl- dioxygenase protein (similar to Eutypa lata UCREL1 XP_007798172.1) has product MVTNTSITPTQLRHVNVSSSCTDVLKVLREDGGVIIKGLLSQDQVDRMNQDIQPAMDQLAAGSTHSDEWTQQFHGTNTKRLTNLVTISQTFRQDILDNDIIHHLCEAVFLQDSGTYWLNTAQVIEIGPGNKAQELHRDQVQYPIFTHCGPDAPEACVNFMIALTDFTQENGATRVIPGSHRWPDLKNNGSPDDTVPAIMAPGDACFINGKVVHGGGANRTQDFKRRGIALSFQCSYLTPEEAYPFIVEKALAEQLSERGQRMIAFRSQFPKDSPGLWQSNYGEIANVIGI; this is encoded by the coding sequence ATGGTTACAAATACTTCAATCACACCAACCCAATTGCGACATGTCAATGTGTCCAGCAGTTGCACCGACGTTCTTAAAGTCCTTCGCGAGGACGGCGGTGTAATCATCAAAGGCCTTTTGTCTCAGGATCAAGTTGATCGCATGAACCAAGACATTCAGCCCGCCATGGACCAGCTAGCTGCTGGCTCAACACACAGCGATGAATGGACCCAGCAGTTCCACGgtaccaacaccaagagGTTAACCAACCTCGTCACCATCAGTCAGACTTTTCGTCAAGATATTCTGGATAACGACATTATTCACCATCTTTGCGAAGCTGTCTTTCTCCAAGACTCAGGCACGTATTGGCTAAACACGGCGCAAGTTATCGAGATTGGACCGGGAAACAAGGCCCAGGAGCTGCACCGTGACCAAGTGCAGTATCCCATCTTTACACACTGCGGCCCTGATGCCCCTGAAGCTTGTGTCAACTTCATGATTGCCCTGACCGATTTTACCCAGGAAAATGGGGCCACGAGGGTCATCCCTGGGAGCCACAGATGGCCAGATCTCAAGAACAATGGATCGCCAGATGATACAGTTCCAGCTATCATGGCCCCAGGGGATGCTTGCTTCATAAACGGTAAAGTCGTACATGGAGGTGGTGCGAATCGCACCCAAGACTTCAAGAGACGGGGCATCGCTCTCAGCTTCCAGTGCTCGTACTTGACCCCCGAAGAAGCGTACCCTTTCATTGTTGAGAAGGCTTTGGCAGAGCAGCTCAGTGAGCGCGGTCAAAGAATGATTGCCTTTCGTTCTCAGTTTCCCAAGGACAGCCCGGGGCTTTGGCAGAGCAACTATGGGGAAATAGCCAACGTAATTGGAATTTGA
- a CDS encoding copper amine oxidase (similar to Coccidioides immitis RS XP_001246445.1), whose amino-acid sequence MFPNLHPFSQLTAAEIKLSSQIIRQLHPANTVIIFKTITLQEPDKEVALEYLQAESEHRPDRPVIDRRSFVAYYRKDHDYLHESVINLATGQVVYNEELDKVFHGPADLDEVGEIEALVHTDLLVLAELQKYNLDKSLLVCEPWVYGSDGINDERRQYQCLLFMRHPDHASDPESNHYALPLPFSPVVDVIHRRVTRIDYLPTGADNMTPDTKGYKVPPPNEYAPKYQNMRTDLKPLNVIQPEGASFTITEDFECSQVVSWQKWRLRLGFNAREGMVLYDVRYDGRPLFYRVSLSDMNIPYADPRHPFHKKAAFDLGDAGAGYTANNLKLGCDCLGSIFYVSSILSSPSGGIVEKPNCVCIHEQDSGIGWKHTNYRTDTAVVTRARELVLQSILTVANYEYILAFIFTQAGDISYEVRATGILSTQPIDKGVDVNWGTIVHPGVLAAQHQHIFSLRLDPMLDGPRNSLTYEEAHAMDPCSPLNPHGTGYYTRETTVQTSGGYDLDEQKNRVFKIKNTSSLNQVNNKAAGYKIMVHDFQKMLASKESYHHRRAEFADHNIYVTKYRPNELYAAGQYTNQSRGGAGVRTWAGRQDAVVDEDIVVWVQFGINHVPRIEDFPVMPVEILKVHLRPVNFFTKNPALDVPPSTQAFNKSCQIRAAATCTNGTAAA is encoded by the exons ATGTTTCCAAACCTTCACCCTTTCTCTCAGCTCACCGCTGCAGAGATCAAGCTATCCAGTCAGATTATCAGACAGCTACATCCAGCCAACACCGTCATTATTTTCAAGACAATTACACTGCAAGAACCAGACAAGGAAGTTGCGCTTGAGTACTTGCAAGCGGAGAGCGAACATAGGCCTGACCGACCGGTTATCGACCGTCGCAGCTTCGTGGCTTACTACAGGAAAGACCAT GACTACCTTCATGAGTCAGTTATAAATCTTGCCACCGGTCAAGTAGTCTACAATGAGGAACTCGACAAAGTATTTCACGGGCCAGCAGACCTGGACGAAGTCGGCGAGATTGAAGCATTGGTGCACACTGATCTCTTGGTCCTAGCCGAGCTCCAAAAGTACAATTTGGACAAATCATTGCTTGTCTGTGAGCCTTGGGTTTACG GCAGCGACGGCATCAACGACGAAAGGAGACAGTACCAATGTCTTCTATTCATGCGCCACCCGGACCATGCATCTGACCCAGAATCTAACCATTATGCGTTGCCATTACCCTTCTCACCAGTTGTCGATGTCATTCATCGACGTGTCACTCGCATTGACTACCTGCCCACCGGCGCAGATAACATGACGCCTGATACTAAGGGATACAAAGTCCCACCGCCCAACGAGTATGCGCCCAAGTACCAAAATATGCGCACTGATCTGAAGCCTCTGAATGTGATACAGCCAGAAGGTGCCAGCTTCACTATTACAGAGGACTTTGAATGCAGCCAGGTGGTCTCTTGGCAAAAatggcggctgcggctgggCTTCAATGCTCGAGAGGGCATGGTTCTATACGAT GTTCGATACGATGGCCGACCTCTGTTTTACCGCGTGTCCTTGTCCGATATGAACATTCCATACGCTGATCCGCGACATCCTTTCCATAAGAAAGCTGCGTTTGACcttggagatgctggagcTGGCTATACCGCTAACAACCTGAAACTTGGCTGTGATTGTCTCGGCTCCATCTTTTATGTGTCAAGTATTCTTAGCAGTCCATCCGGAGGCATTGTGGAGAAGCCAAATTGCGTTTGCATTCATGAACAG GACTCAGGAATCGGATGGAAACATACAAACTATCGAACCGATACAGCCGTGGTAACTCGCGCACGGGAACTCGTTCTTCAGTCCATTCTCACGGTAGCAAACTATGAGTACATTCTGGCATTTATTTTCACACAAGCCGGCGACATTTCCTACGAGGTCCGGGCAACAGGTATCCTCTCAACACAGCCGATAGACAAGGGTGTAGATGTGAACTGGGGCACCATTGTGCACCCTGGCGTACTCGCCGcccaacaccagcacatATTCTCGCTCCGTCTAGACCCAATGTTGGATGGCCCTCGCAACTCTTTGACCTACGAGGAAGCTCATGCCATGGACCCATGTAGTCCGCTGAACCCACACGGCACGGGATACTACACCCGGGAGACGACTGTTCAGACCTCTGGCGGGTACGACCTCGACGAGCAAAAGAACCGCGTCTTCAAGATCAAAAACACCTCGTCGCTTAATCAGGTGAACAACAAGGCGGCTGGCTATAAGATCATGGTTCACGACTTTCAAAAAATGCTCGCAAGCAAGGAATCATACCATCATAGGCGCGCCGAGTTTGCAGACCACAATATTTACGTGACCAAGTACAGGCCAAACGAGCTCTATGCCGCGGGCCAATACACGAATCAGTCACGGGGTGGCGCAGGTGTTCGAACTTGGGCTGGTAGACAGGACGctgtggtggatgaggaTATTGTCGTCTGGGTTCAATTCGGCATCAATCACGTCCCCCGTATCGAGGACTTCCCCGTCATGCCCGTCGAAATTCTCAAAGTCCACCTGCGACCTGTCAATTTTTTCACCAAGAACCCTGCGTTGGACGTGCCACCCTCGACCCAAGCCTTCAATAAGAGTTGCCAGATCAGGGCGGCTGCTACATGTACGAATgggacggcggcggcgtaG
- a CDS encoding fungal specific transcription factor domain-containing protein, protein MRCETAKIDCEGYEVRLQWESARTSKTSGNATDKTQIADDADYINGRQTFSETQQLQPPQSWLQNSFILHDSRYQRRRDSTRSGATSASAVISRTRIRNSPKLFSPTRHKSCAVASPNPSLSPPLTSILDAAPSSSPQNPGLEALATNEWPCFPATIPEAGSEHFDKLRDSVSNVDDRSRPQTQSVSGACGQLSPAANTQRDSHIDISQPSSGRFSAVYTPSALSSTQEEACRWSESRSEAETRSIWRSLPKYMDILPDMPLQRYILEYWTTHLCDIVLPVPGIYNPLREVFMPIALEGARSAPNGSNAAIAVFHLICMASAFQLSQVKDSHSEKDRFESLALAHHNLGLSHLRRNLITDQQDQYIPVLAALTLCIVSDTITVSNSEWRVHIHGAVNWLRGIDATFWSRSRSASVVYQMFAGLAILSLSPGIIHGDSDSARSVLEFQCPRELYCLDRVYGVPHGGLEAINAMDKMQGNVLADGSIRRPDDPTSDLDAVEMEMYLSVPDLSVYEDAHGADHMLIYHLNYAFYYANMIYFKRTIRKAPVKDVQPLVEKSLRHLEAAISCSSRSFSPLVWTACIGAFEMADQALQRRFISLIDKIWRT, encoded by the exons ATGAGATGTGAAACAGCAAAGATTGACTGCGAAGGATACGAAGTGAGGCTGCAGTGGGAATCAGCAAGAACATCAAAGACTTCGGGTAATGCCACCGACAAAACTCAGATCGCAGATGACGCCGATTATATAAATGGAAGACAAACATTTTCTGAAACACAGCAGTTACAGCCGCCACAGTCTTGGCTGCAAAATTCCTTCATTCTCCACGACTCACGTTACCAGAGACGCCGAGACTCTACTCGATCAGGCGCTACCTCTGCGAGTGCGGTCATCTCGAGGACTAGGATTCGAAACAGTCCAAAACTCTTCTCGCCGACGCGACACAAGTCCTGTGCTGTAGCGAGCCCGAATCCTTCCTTATCGCCTCCCCTAACCTCTATATTGGACGCGGCTCCCTCTTCCTCTCCGCAGAATCCAGGGCTGGAAGCGCTTGCAACCAATGAGTGGCCTTGTTTTCCAGCAACCATCCCAGAGGCTGGGTCGGAGcactttgacaagcttcgGGATTCTGTGTCGAATGTAGACGACAGGAGTAGGCCACAGACTCAGTCTGTctctggtgcatgtggccaGCTAAGCCCTGCTGCAAACACGCAGCGCGATAGCCACATCGACATCTCCCAGCCTTCTTCGGGTCGTTTTTCGGCCGTCTACACACCATCAGCTTTATCAAGCactcaagaagaagcttgtAGGTGGAGCGAAAGTCGGTCAGAGGCAGAGACCCGATCAATATGGAGGTCCCTTCCAAAATATATGGACATCCTGCCTGATATGCCGCTGCAGCGATATATTCTAGAATACTGGACAACACACCTCTGCGACATTGTGTTACCGGTGCCAGGAATATACAACCCCCTCAGAGAGGTTTTCATGCCCATCGCTCTGGAGGGAGCTCGATCAGCACCAAACGGCTCCAAcgctgccattgccgttTTCCACTTGATATGCATGGCATCTGCTTTCCAACTCTCTCAGGTCAAAGACTCTCATAGTGAGAAAGACCGTTTTGAGAGTCTGGCACTCGCACATCATAACTTGGGCCTCTCACACCTCAGACGAAACCTCATAACTGATCAGCAAGACCAGTACATACCTGTCTTGGCTGCGCTTACCTTGTGCATCGTAAGCGACACCATTACTGTCAGCAACTCCGAGTGGCGAGTTCACATTCACGGCGCCGTCAACTGGCTTCGAGGTATAGACGCGACATTCTGGTCACGCTCAAGAAGCGCCTCAGTTGTGTATCAAATGTTTGCCGGcctggcaatcttgagccTCTCACCAGGTATAATCCACGGAGACAGCGACTCGGCCCGCTCTGTTCTTGAATTCCAGTGCCCCCGGGAACTCTACTGCCTTGACCGTGTCTACGGCGTTCCGCACGGCGGCCTGGAAGCGATCAATgccatggacaagatgcaggGTAATGTCTTGGCTGACGGGTCAATAAGGCGGCCAGATGACCCTACTAGCGATCTGGACGCagtggagatggagatgtaTCTGTCGGTACCTGACTTGTCCGTCTACGAAGATGCCCATGGCGCGGACCACATGCTGATATATCACCTAAACTATGCTTTCTACTACGCAAACATGATCTACTTCAAACGTACCATTCGAAAAGCACCGGTTAAAGACGTGCAGCCACTGGTCGAAAAGTCTCTACGACACTTGGAGGCCGCCATCTCGTGTTCCTCGCGGAGCTTTTCGCCCTTGGTTTGGACGGCCTGCATCGGTGCCTTTGAGATGGCTGATCAGGCTCTTCAGAGGCGCTTTATTTCCTTGATTGACAAAATCTGGCGTA CGTGA